A DNA window from Syngnathus typhle isolate RoL2023-S1 ecotype Sweden linkage group LG2, RoL_Styp_1.0, whole genome shotgun sequence contains the following coding sequences:
- the tcea2 gene encoding transcription elongation factor A protein 2: MCTNGEVARIGRKLDKMVHKSNTDGALELLKELKNMTMSLETLQATRVGMSVNAVRKLSSDEEVQDLAKVLIKSWKKLIDGSKGKSEKKNDASPVRITSTSKDSCSSEKSSKKYSVLSTSFPAIPLTTDTVRIKSRELLVAALQTADDYKSFGVDCSLLAAQIEEQIFEDFKLVDMKYKARLRSRISNLKDQKNPDLRRNVLCGNISTQRIASMTSEEMASAELKKMRETLTKESIREHQLSKVGGSETDMFVCKKCQGKDCTYTQVQTRSADEPMTTFVVCNNCGNRWKFF, encoded by the exons ATGTGCACAAACGGAGAAGTGGCACGCATCGGCAGAAAACTTGACAAGATGGTCCACAAGAGCAACACG GATGGCGCTCTGGAACTGCTGAAGGAATTGAAGAACATGACAATGTCTCTGGAAACCCTGCAG GCTACCAGAGTTGGAATGTCGGTGAATGCTGTAAGAAAACTAAGTTCAGATGAGGAAGTACAGGATCTGGCCAAAGTGCTCATCAAGTCCTGGAAGAAATTAATag ATGGCTCTAAGGGGAAGTCAGAAAAGAAGAATGACGCCTCTCCCGTGAGGATAACTTCCACGTCCAAGGACTCGTGCAGCAGTGAGAAAAG cagCAAGAAGTACTCGGTACTCAGTACATCATTCCCGGCCATTCCCCTCACCACAGACACTGTTCGGATTAAATCTCGAGAACTGTTGGTGGCGGCGCTACAAACTGCTG ATGACTACAAGAGCTTTGGAGTAGACTGCAGCCTACTTGCCGCGCAAATTGAGGAAC AGATTTTCGAGGATTTCAAGTTGGTAGACATGAAGTATAAAGCCCGTCTACGGAGTAGAATCTCCAACCTGAAAGACCAGAAGAACCCGGACCTGCGGCGTAACGTTCTGTGTGGAAACATCTCAACTCAGCGCATTGCCTCCATGACGTCGGAG GAGATGGCGAGTGCTGAGCTGAAGAAGATGAGAGAGACTCTGACCAAAGAGTCCATTCGGGAGCATCAGCTGTCCAAAGTGGGCGGGAGCGAGACTGACATGTTTGTGTGCAAAAAGTGTCAGGGCAAGGACTGCACATATACACAG GTGCAAACTCGCAGTGCTGACGAGCCAATGACAACCTTTGTCGTGTGTAACAACTGTGGCAACCGATGGAAG tTCTTCTAA
- the LOC133170874 gene encoding regulator of G-protein signaling 17-like isoform X1, whose product MTDMLYTGPIPAEQEGELAMGVGRSETAPLSGPAVQGLNTTQNSQRPSTCCFCWCCCCSCSCLTIRNEDERRRRRKRISQDNKMESIPNCEACTKPSIEEMQLWAQSFDKLMRNPAGRNVFREFLRTEYSEENMLFWLACEDLKQEMNKKSMEEKVRSIYEDYISILSPKEVSLDARVREVINRKMQDPTPRTFEDAQLQIYTLMHRDSYPRFLSSSIYKSLLHGNSRSSSES is encoded by the exons ATGACGGACATGCTG TACACAGGTCCGATCCCGGCCGAGCAAGAGGGTGAGCTGGCCATGGGTGTGGGTCGGAGCGAAACGGCGCCACTGAGCGGGCCGGCGGTGCAAGGCCTGAACACGACGCAGAATTCCCAGCGTCCGAGCACCTGCTGTttctgctggtgctgctgttgCAGCTGCTCATG TCTTACCATCAGGAATGAAGATGAGAGGAGGCGTAGGAGGAAGAGGATATCACAAGACAACAAGATGGAATCAATACCAAACTGTGAAGCTTG caCCAAACCTTCAATTGAGGAGATGCAACTCTGGGCCCAGTCCTTCGACAAGCTGATGAGGAACCCGGCGGGACGCAATGTTTTTCGGGAGTTTTTACGCACGGAATACAGTGAGGAGAACATGCTCTTCTGGCTGGCCTGTGAAGACCTCAAACAGGAAATGAACAAGAAAAGCATGGAGGAGAAGGTGCGCTCCATCTACGAGGACTATATTTCCATATTGTCGCCAAAAGAG GTAAGCCTGGACGCTCGCGTACGAGAGGTGATCAACAGGAAGATGCAGGACCCGACGCCTCGCACTTTTGAGGACGCCCAGTTGCAGATCTACACATTGATGCACAGGGATTCCTACCCACGATTCCTTTCCTCCAGCATCTACAAGTCGCTCCTTCACGGCAACTCACGTAGTTCCTCCGAGTCCTAG
- the LOC133170874 gene encoding regulator of G-protein signaling 17-like isoform X2, which produces MTDMLYTGPIPAEQEGELAMGVGRSETAPLSGPAVQGLNTTQNSQRPSTCCFCWCCCCSCSWNEDERRRRRKRISQDNKMESIPNCEACTKPSIEEMQLWAQSFDKLMRNPAGRNVFREFLRTEYSEENMLFWLACEDLKQEMNKKSMEEKVRSIYEDYISILSPKEVSLDARVREVINRKMQDPTPRTFEDAQLQIYTLMHRDSYPRFLSSSIYKSLLHGNSRSSSES; this is translated from the exons ATGACGGACATGCTG TACACAGGTCCGATCCCGGCCGAGCAAGAGGGTGAGCTGGCCATGGGTGTGGGTCGGAGCGAAACGGCGCCACTGAGCGGGCCGGCGGTGCAAGGCCTGAACACGACGCAGAATTCCCAGCGTCCGAGCACCTGCTGTttctgctggtgctgctgttgCAGCTGCTCATG GAATGAAGATGAGAGGAGGCGTAGGAGGAAGAGGATATCACAAGACAACAAGATGGAATCAATACCAAACTGTGAAGCTTG caCCAAACCTTCAATTGAGGAGATGCAACTCTGGGCCCAGTCCTTCGACAAGCTGATGAGGAACCCGGCGGGACGCAATGTTTTTCGGGAGTTTTTACGCACGGAATACAGTGAGGAGAACATGCTCTTCTGGCTGGCCTGTGAAGACCTCAAACAGGAAATGAACAAGAAAAGCATGGAGGAGAAGGTGCGCTCCATCTACGAGGACTATATTTCCATATTGTCGCCAAAAGAG GTAAGCCTGGACGCTCGCGTACGAGAGGTGATCAACAGGAAGATGCAGGACCCGACGCCTCGCACTTTTGAGGACGCCCAGTTGCAGATCTACACATTGATGCACAGGGATTCCTACCCACGATTCCTTTCCTCCAGCATCTACAAGTCGCTCCTTCACGGCAACTCACGTAGTTCCTCCGAGTCCTAG
- the LOC133170874 gene encoding regulator of G-protein signaling 17-like isoform X3 — translation MGVGRSETAPLSGPAVQGLNTTQNSQRPSTCCFCWCCCCSCSCLTIRNEDERRRRRKRISQDNKMESIPNCEACTKPSIEEMQLWAQSFDKLMRNPAGRNVFREFLRTEYSEENMLFWLACEDLKQEMNKKSMEEKVRSIYEDYISILSPKEVSLDARVREVINRKMQDPTPRTFEDAQLQIYTLMHRDSYPRFLSSSIYKSLLHGNSRSSSES, via the exons ATGGGTGTGGGTCGGAGCGAAACGGCGCCACTGAGCGGGCCGGCGGTGCAAGGCCTGAACACGACGCAGAATTCCCAGCGTCCGAGCACCTGCTGTttctgctggtgctgctgttgCAGCTGCTCATG TCTTACCATCAGGAATGAAGATGAGAGGAGGCGTAGGAGGAAGAGGATATCACAAGACAACAAGATGGAATCAATACCAAACTGTGAAGCTTG caCCAAACCTTCAATTGAGGAGATGCAACTCTGGGCCCAGTCCTTCGACAAGCTGATGAGGAACCCGGCGGGACGCAATGTTTTTCGGGAGTTTTTACGCACGGAATACAGTGAGGAGAACATGCTCTTCTGGCTGGCCTGTGAAGACCTCAAACAGGAAATGAACAAGAAAAGCATGGAGGAGAAGGTGCGCTCCATCTACGAGGACTATATTTCCATATTGTCGCCAAAAGAG GTAAGCCTGGACGCTCGCGTACGAGAGGTGATCAACAGGAAGATGCAGGACCCGACGCCTCGCACTTTTGAGGACGCCCAGTTGCAGATCTACACATTGATGCACAGGGATTCCTACCCACGATTCCTTTCCTCCAGCATCTACAAGTCGCTCCTTCACGGCAACTCACGTAGTTCCTCCGAGTCCTAG
- the LOC133167877 gene encoding Ig-like V-type domain-containing protein FAM187A: MSPLFILLLLLAEAWSFTAPRDKPNVFARKACPAILIFFNAAYQAGATVELPCHCKPEEVQSVVWFFREHHSYGEATRALSDNNGTKLLDSTQITHSSDLRSRFSIRLFSLLIFRTAVEDSGIYICGSAQGDYFYAYDLDIQEVQELSFVSRLTPENKSNSVEEVRGKRSGLLLYQIFTTFQPWSQCDRCGVQGEQVRVGLCYIRSRYLHVRFKRLNQSIASCGSGAVPQAFGQLKHRGARLEFRDCNVSCPIEAPPTSKVGKKTGLKIGQWIQHSSSDAMKEPAIKVSYLNHPAEQILTLGCPGAQTYMAIAWDKGSEPIYRSQTTTEGTFPRIRIDAGHHLVFTPAQIEDSGVFYCWLKGRRVAEINLLVYPHFGARMPVTSNPDLPSALRIILKSYGAMTAVFCLVITLRGCIRYRRGKTIR; this comes from the exons ATGTCTCCACTCTTTattctgctcctcctcctcgctgaGGCATGGAGCTTTACAGCTCCCAGGGACAAGCCGAACGTGTTTGCACGAAAAGCCTGTCCAGCGATCCTGATCTTCTTCAACGCTGCCTACCAGGCGGGGGCAACGGTGGAGTTGCCCTGCCACTGCAAACCTGAAGAA GTCCAGTCAGTGGTTTGGTTCTTCAGGGAGCACCACTCTTACGGAGAAGCCACCAGAGCCCTGAGCGATAACAATGGGACCAAGTTGCTGGACTCCACTCAAATCACCCACAGCAGTGACCTGCGAAGTCGCTTCTCAATTCGTCTCTTCAGTCTGCTGATCTTTCGAACGGCTGTGGAGGACTCGGGTATTTATATCTGCGGCTCAGCCCAGGGGGACTACTTCTATGCTTACGATCTTGACATCCAAGAGGTGCAGGAGCTCAGCTTCGTGTCACG GCTGACTCCTGAAAATAAGAGCAACTCTGTTGAAGAAGTCAGAGGAAAACGTTCTGGTTTGCTGCTTTACCAAATTTTCACCACTTTCCAGCCGTGGTCACAATGCGACCGCTGTGGCGTGCAAGGTGAGCAGGTCCGAGTGGGGCTCTGCTACATCCGCTCACGTTACCTGCACGTGCGATTCAAGCGATTAAACCAGTCGATAGCATCCTGCGGGTCAGGGGCGGTACCACAGGCATTCGGTCAACTGAAGCATCGCGGAGCCAGACTGGAGTTCAGAGACTGTAATGTGTCTTGTCCAATTGAAGCTCCGCCCACTTCCAAAGTGGGTAAAAAGACGGGACTCAAGATAGGGCAATGGATTCAACATAGTAG TTCTGATGCCATGAAGGAACCGGCGATAAAGGTTTCTTACCTAAACCATCCAGCAGAGCAAATCCTAACCCTTGGCTGCCCGGGGGCTCAGACATACATGGCGATAGCGTGGGACAAAGGATCTGAGCCCATTTATCGCTCGCAGACTACGACAGAAGGCACGTTTCCGAGGATTCGTATTGATGCTGGACATCATCTAGTCTTCACCCCTGCTCAAATTGAGGATTCGG GTGTTTTCTACTGCTGGCTGAAGGGACGCCGTGTGGCTGAGATAAACCTGCTGGTCTACCCCCATTTTGGGGCGCGTATGCCCGTCACATCAAATCCAGACTTGCCCTCGGCCTTGAGAATCATTTTGAAATCATATGGCGCCATGACGGCAGTCTTTTGTCTGGTCATCACCCTTCGAGGATGCATAAGATACCGGCGGGGGAAGACGATTAGGTGA